DNA sequence from the Sediminibacillus dalangtanensis genome:
GATTACGTTAAACGAGTCCATGAAATGCCTCCTCCTATTGGGGTTCAAGCGAATTACGTACCAATTTTGAAAATCACTATCTAAAAAGCAAAAGAAGTCTCTCAGGCCTTGTATGTAATCGCTTGTTTGTTTTGGTTACACTAAGTCTTTCAAGTAATGAGTTGACTTAGAATATTAAAGATTTATATGGATGCTTTCTCCTAACCATAATTTTAATCCCTTTCAGAAGCAACCATCTCCCTGCCCACCAATCCTCTTAAGCTTGTTCTTATGATTTAACGATTAGTCACACTACCATTGTCTTTATGAGGTATATTGACTTGTTTTGGAAAAAACGATGTATAACGACCAAAGAACTCTAGGTGGAATGTTTTATGTGTGTTGGGAGCAAATTTCGGATCTTGATTGGGCTAATTACTCTCCAATCGTTACTTGTCGAAGATATGACCAAAAAATGTTACCTGATTAAATAAACTTATTAAAAGTAAGCTACCATAATGGTTGGAAGGTTTACTTAATAACCAAAGGCTTACCTGTCTATTTCTATTCGGTATGCGAAAGTTGATATCACAGGGTCTTTTAGTTGACGATGATAGGATGCATCGTATATTCTACGCAGGTACATGCAAAAATAAGGCAATCAAATGACGCCTTAAAATAAGGAGAGAGTTTCATGGAGCATTTATTTACCCCATATAAATTGAAAAATCTAGAACTCAAAAATCGGGTGGTTATGCCTCCGATGTGTCAATATTCTGTTACAAATAAAGACGGTATTGCGACTGACTGGCATTATATACATTACGTAAGTAGAGCTATTGGTGGAGCGAGCATGATTATCATTGAAATGACGGATGTCGAGCCAGATGGACGAATTACGGATAATGATTTAGGCTTATGGTCAGATGAGCAAATCCCGGCTTTAAAGCGCATTGTGGATGCCTGTCATCACCATGGTGCGAAAGTAGGTATTCAAATAGCTCATGCTGGACGAAAAGCAGAAGATGCAGCTGAACCTGTAGCACCATCAGCCATTCCTTTTGATGAAAACTCTAAAACACCAAGAGAACTTACTGTTGATGAAATTCAAGAGATGGTTGAGAAATTCCGTCGTAGTGTTGCACGTGCGATTAAAGCAGGCGTTGATGCCATTGAGCTTCATGGTGCGCATGGCTATTTGATTCATGAATTTCAGTCCGCTTATACGAACAAAAGAACGGATGAGTATGGGCAAGACTTAGCTAAGTTTGGTAGAGAAGTGATCCAAGCTGCAAAAAGCGAAATACCAGACGATATGCCTTTAATTTTCCGAATCTCAGGAAAGGAATTTGTTGACGGCGGGTATGGTATTAAAGAAAGTATTGAACTGGCAAAAGAATACAAAGCTGCAGGTGTGGATATGTTCCATGTAAGTGCGGGCGGCGAAGGTCAGATTGCTGCTCATGGAAGACCAGGAACACACGCCGCTTATCAAGTTCCATTAGCTAGAGAAATTAAACACACTTTAGACGTTCCCGTCATTGCCGTCGGACGGTTAGATGAACCTGTTTTAGCCAATGCTGTGGTAGGGAATGAAGATGCAGATCTTGTTGCTGTTGGAAGAGGTATGTTAAGAAATCCATATTGGACACTTGAAGCAGCTACCAAGCTGAAAAAAGAAACCACATTCCCGCAACAATATGTAGTAAGCTTCCCAGAAGCACGGAAGCAATAGGAAGATTCAACAATAATTAAAATTTCGGCTCTACAATATTTGTTACACACAAGCTCCTATCGCTACTATGCTTGAATTGTCAAAAAAACAAGAAAGCAGATAGGAGCTTTGTGTACCATGCCTTTACCAGGATTTTAAAACGAATCTGTCCTATCGTAACGAATTTTGATTTATTCGCTCTTTTATGGCAATTGGTTCCCTGCCGCCCTGTACAGCTCGTACCATTCTTCCCTTGTCAACTCAATATCCGAAGCTTTTGCAATCGCGGATAGACGCTGCATATTCATCGTTCCGACAACCGGCTGGATGTTAGCTGGATGGCGCAAAATCCAGGCAATTGCGATAGCAGAGTCCGTCACTCCTTTTTTCTCAGCCAGCTCTTGAAGTTTTGCATTCAACTCCGGAAACTTGTCATTCCCGACAAACACTCCCTCGAACATGCCAAACTGGAACGGCGACCATGCCTGGATGGTCATTTCATTTAACCGACTGTAATCCAGAATACTGCTGTCCCGTACAACCGCCGGGTCGTGTTGCATATTAACGTTGAGGCCGGCATCGATCATCGGCGTAAACATCAGACTCAGTTGCAGCTGGTTGATGATCAAATCATCCTGTAAATATTTTTTCAGGAGTTCGATCTGCATCGGGTTCTGGTTGCTGACACCGAAATGACGGACCTTTCCGCTTTCTTTCAGCTTGACAAAAGCCTCTTTCACTTCCTCCGGCTCCATCAACGCATCCGGCCGATGGAGCAGCAGAATATCGATGTAATCTGTATTCAACCGTTGCAAACTGCCATCGACTGAATCAAGGATATGTTGCTTCGAAAAATCAAAAAATCCACCCCTGATCCCACACTTGGTTTGAAGTACGATATCCTCACGGTTGATGGAAGTCTCCTTTAAAGCATTGGCAAAGACTTCTTCCGATTTCCCGCCGCCGTATATATCGGCATGATCAAACAAATCCACCCCATGCTCCACCGCATTTTCAATCACGTTGGCAGCATCTTGACTGGACAGCTTGTCCATCCTCATGCAGCCAAGCGAAATTTCCCCTGTATGTAGGTCACTTGTTCCCAATCTGATTTTCTTCACAGCGCCACCCCTTTTCTTATAATACTTTTATTCTATCATGTAGCAGAAAAGAAGTCGCAAGGAATACTCCAACTCTTTTCATCCATACTTTTTAAGACAGTGGTTATTTTTATCAGGGAGAGGGAAAACGTTTATCAACAAGTATCCCCGTCAGGAGGCGGCTGACATGATTAAAGGTATTGGCCATTTGGCCCTCACTGTGGAAGACATGGAACGTTCGCTTGATTTCTATTGCCAAGTACTCGGGTTCGAGCATGCCTTCAGTATCCAGGATGACAATGAAAATCCGTGGATTGAATACATCAAAGTAGGCACCGGAAGATTTATCGAACTGTTTTATGGAGGCAAAAACAAAACAGAAGCAGACAGCAACCGCATCGGCTTTCACCACTTATGTCTGGAAGTAACGGATATCGAAAAAACAGCCAACCAGCTAAAAGAAAAGGGAATCAAACTGGATAGCGAGCCAAAGCGTGGTAAAGACGACAACTATCAGTGTTGGGTTTCTGATCTGGACGGCAATTCGATAGAGTTTATGGAAATCAGCAAAGCGTCTCCGCACTGGGCGTGGTACGATTAAAAAGGAGGCTATCGCATGGAGGAATATGACAAACTGGAGGCATTCCCTACAGAAGATCCAGCTTTTGAAAGAATAAAAGAGCTCAAAGCCAAAGGAATACCAGAACGACATATTTGGGTGGTTTCCCAACATAAAGAAGACGCAGACATGTTGAAGGAACTGGCCAATATCCAATACAAAACCGTACAAGGAGCCACTAGCGAAAAGTTCACTTCCCTTTTTTCGGACAAAGGTGTCGAGGAAAAGGTGCTGGACAAATTCAACATTAATCCGGAGGAAAAAGAACAATATATTGATCGGTTGAATGAGGGGCAGCTGCTTTTGTATGTGGAGGATCCCGATTTAGAAGATAGTGTTTCTTATCCGTCTGCCCAACCGACTTTGTTTGATATTACTCAGAAGAGTAATAGGAATGAAGGTTCAGAGAGGGAGTAAAGACGACTTCTCCCTCCTTCTCAAGAACAAATGTGAATCAATTCACAATTCAGCCATAACTTTTTGACTAAAATGTGAAATCATTCACAATATTCTTTTCTTCTCTGCAAATCGTGATAAGATATAAGTGTAATAAGAAATAAACAAGATTTTGTAAAAATAAATGTGAAATGTTGAACAAAGTTTTATAGCCCTTATCTTCATTTAAAAAGGAGTGTTCTATTATGTTAGAATTATTGAGAAAAAACAATGTTGTCGCTGGTCTGTTAGCTGTCATCCGGATTTACCTTGGTTACCAATTCCTTCACGCAGGGATTGAAAAATTAACAGGCGGTGGTTTTGACGCCAGCGGATTCCTGCAAGGCGCCATTGCTTCTGCAACAGGTGAACATCCAGCCGTCCAAGGCTGGTGGGCTACATTCCTTGAACACGTCGCACTGCCAAATGCAACGCTCTTCTCTTTCCTTGTCATGTGGGGTGAAGTACTTGTCGGTATCGCTTTGATTCTTGGATTGTTGACCAACTTTGCAACCTTGATGGGCATGATCATGAACTTCGCATTCTTGTTCAGCGGAACCGTCAGCACCAACGGCCAAATGATTCTGCTCGCCATCTTCGTCATCGTAGCAGGCGCCAATGCTGGGAAATATGGCTTGGACAGATGGGCAATGCCTTACCTGCAGGCCCACGCACCGATCAAGAAAAACCATAAAAAAGAAACCGCAACGGTTTAAACGAATGAACCGATCCATCCTATCAGATCAAATCACCAGGTGATTTGGTCTTTTTTTATGGTGATTTTTTTCCTCCTAGAAAATTATTTGTAATTTTATGTTAAAATCGAATCAATAGCTCGAAAATTCACATTTTAGAAAAGGAGACAGTCCATCGTGCGGAAGGAGAATGATTATAAAGCGATGCAATGGTTCGGTTATGTCATTATACTGTTGTCACTGCTGGCAGACCGCTCAATCAGCGAATTCGGACGAGGACCTGTATTCGGTTTTTCTTATTTTGCTTGCATAGGAATTGTACTGGGGGCAACCATTACATTCGTTTACTCGTATAAAGCAAAGAGAATTACAAAAAAGATACGATGAAAAAGCAGGGTTGATCCTGCTTGTTGTTTTCTGAAAGATAAGGAGAAACATATGGAGAGCTGGCTGATAGATATTGTTGATACATTTGGTTATATGGGAATTATGTTTTTAATTGCGTGCGAAAACATTTTTCCTCCTATTCCTTCTGAAGTAATCCTGTCTTTTGGCGGATTTTTGACGACCACTTCCGATTTAACGAAAATAGGTGTCGTCCTCTCGGCCACAGCAGGATCTGTCATTGGAGCGATCGTTCTTTATATAATCGGTCTCCAACTAGACGTTTCCCGTTTAGAAAAGATAGTCAATCGGTGGGGACACGTCCTCCGACTCAAAACATCCGATTTGTATAAAGCCGATCAATGGTTTGATAAGTATGGACCTTGGACCGTTTTCTTCTGCCGCTTTGTTCCACTCGTAAGGAGCCTGATCTCCATACCGGCTGGCATGTCCAACATGAATGCGGTAGTATTTTTGCTACTCACAACCGTAGGCACGTTGATTTGGAATGTCGTACTAGTGTATGTTGGGGCTTCCCTAGGGGCTTCCTGGCAAGAAATCGTGCAAACGATGGAGGCTTACGCCCGTGTTGTTTATCTATTACTAGTTGTCCTGGTTATCCTGCTGGCTATTCTCTTCTTTCGCAAAAGAAAACGTCATGGAAAGTGAACAAAGGAGGTAACGTTCGAATGGCCATTTTCACAAGTTACATTATCGCCCTATTGGCAGCTGCTATTGCTTATCAATTTAGTGAAGGCAAGTCGAAAAAGAAGAAATACAAGATTTGGGGATTTACAATTATGCCCCCTCGTTGCTTTTGGATTGGGATTGACGTATGCAGTACTTGTAAAAAGTGGCTGGGCCGCCATGATTATGCTCTACCTGTTCCCGCTGTTTTTTCTGATCGGCCTTTTTATTTTACTAGCGGGGATTTTTAATAAGAAAGAAGAAACTTCACGAAAGGATTCTGTACATGAATAACTCCTACAGTAAATGGTCTGCCATTTTAGCCATTATTTGTGCAGCAGCTATTTTTGCGTCGTATGCCATCGCCCCTAAGCAACCCGAAGGCATGATGGTCGTCTTGATCCAAGTATTGTTTTTCACCGCAATTATCACCGGGCTTCTCAGTCTGATTTTCAGCTTTGTCGGAGTTAGAAAAAAAGAACCCGGCTATTTGAAATTTGTCGCCCCTGTCATCGTTTGTTTGGTTATATTGACGTTCCTTATATCGTTTGCAATCATGGTCGTCAGTTTTTTTTAAAGCTTGTTATTTTTCAAGAATGAAAGGAAGTAAAAATGTTAGTGGCTAACGAGGATCCATTAAGCACAGAGACCAGGCGGGTGAAGCAAAAATTCAAATGGGGATGTCTGATCTGGCTGGGGATTTTCGGAGCTGGAATCCTCGTTCTAGCCATCCTTTTTATAGGCCCTGAGACTGTTTTTGGCTACTCCTATCTTTTTGCACTGCTGGTTCGCATCGTTTTGACGATGTATTTACCCTGGTTGACACTACCTGCAGCAGTAATAAGTCTTATCCTCTCCAAAAATACCAAAAGAGCCATCATTGCAATAGGCGTCTGCATTTTGGTTGAAGTCTTGGATAACTACGTTCAAAGCGGTCGCGGGCCAGGTTCAGGAGAATATCTCCTATGGCTTGTAGACGACGGGACAATTTTGGATTATTTATGGGTGATTGGCTACCTATACCTTGTATATTGGTGGATAATAGTTGTTAAAAGGAAAAAGAAAAGGGAGGAAAACAATGAATCTCGGAGATGAATACTTGAACATTATCATTCTACGATTCAAAAGCGTTAAAAGACTTGGAGAACAAACGATGAAGCAACTATCAGAGAAGGATATTCATTGGACTTATAACTCTGAATCCAACAACGTCGCCATTATCGTCAAGCATTTGAGTGGGAATATGGTCTCAAGATGGACGGACTTTTTAAATTCCGACGGAGAAAAACTTGACAGAAACCGGGAGGACGAATTTGAGGATACCATTTCATCGAAAGCTGAACTCCTGGAGATTTGGGAGCGAGGTTGGAAAACTTTATTTGATGCATTAAATAGCTTAACAGAATCCGATTTATTAAAAACCGTTCCTATCCGTGGAGAGGGTCTCTTAGTTATCGATGCAATTGAAAGACAGCTGGCGCACTACGCTTCCCATATTGGCCAAATGGTTTATATCGGTAAGCTGGTAAAAGATTCTGACTGGGAAAATCTCAGCATTCCAAGAGGAAAATCACAGGAATACTTGCAGCAAATGCTCGATCAGCATAAAAAGAAAAATTAAACCATTATTTTACTAGATAGGGGGCTTAGAAATGGATGCAACCTTTCATGTCGATCATGCAGTATTTAACTATCGCACTGCAGCCGTAATGATTAAAAATGACCATGTTTTGCTGCATAAGCAAGTTCATGAAGATCATTGGGCGCTCCCAGGCGGCAGAGTGGAAATCCTAGAGGATTCCCAAACGACAGTGCAGCGGGAAATCAAAGAAGAACTGGGCTGGGATATAGAAGTACATAACTTACTATGGGTGACGGAAAATTTTTTTGCATATAACGAACGGGATTTCCATGAAATCGGGTTGTATTATCATGCTTCACCACAAGCATCGATAAAAGTCGAAGCCGATACTTTTTACGGGGAAGAAGGCAATAGACTTATCTATCAATGGGTTCCACTGGAGGAACTAAAAAATATAAATCTGGTTCCATGGTTTCTAAAAAACTCACTTCTAAATGTTCCAGCTGCTATTGAGCATAAAATAATCAAAGAAACGTATGACAATTTCCGGGGAAATAATCAGAAAAAAGACAAAGGCGGTTGGGGGAAATAAAAAGCAACCAACCGGAACATTCAACTTGATTTAACCGGTGTTAATGACTTTTGTTACGCTCTGGTTGGGTAAGAGCTTTTCCGACAATACGTTTGGATAGTACCGCCTCCTCCTTCTTATAGCCGTTTCATTAGTCGGAACCATTCTCTCTTTCTTTGGAAATTCAGCTGAAATCGGCTTAACGGTCAGAGCTTTAGCAATCATCCTTTTCATCAGAATCATTATTTACGGAATTCTATTTTAATGGAAAAGAGGCTACTCCATGGTCAAACCAGTTAAGTTAAAAAAGGGAGATAAGATAGGAATCATTACTCCATCTTCCCCTGCACCAGTTCATTTTAAACAACGTTATCAAAGAGGTCTGGAACAATTAAAGAAACTTGGCTACCAGGTGGTAGAAGGAAAGTGTTCTACTCAACAACAGGCTTATCGTTCTGGAACAATAAAAGAAAGAGCCGAAGAAATCAATGCATTTTTTTATGATGACGAGATTAAAGCAATCATCAGTACGATAGGTGGTACCAACTCGAACTCTTTATTGCCTTACATTAATTACGACCTTTTGAAGGATAATCCGAAAATCGTAATGGGATATAGCGACGTAACAGCATTGTTGTTAGGCATTTATGCCAAAACAGGATTAATCACGTTTTATGGGCCGGCGATTGTCCCTTCGTTCGGAGAATATCCTGAAATGCTGCCAAAAGGGTTGGAATTTTTTCAGAATGTGACAGCCTTGCAGAAATCCTCCCCTTACACCCTTGAAATTCCGGACGAATGGACGGATGAAATGCTCGATTGGCATACACAAAACCGGGCAAAAAAAATGTATAAAAATGAGGGATGGAATTGTTTGCGGGAAGGCAAAGCCTCCGGAAAATTGATTGGCGGCAACTTAAATACCATGTCAGGTTTTTTGAATACCCAATATTTTCCCGACCTGGACGACTCCATTCTCTTTATCGAAGATTCCTTTAAAGATATGGCGATGGAAGAAAGA
Encoded proteins:
- a CDS encoding aldo/keto reductase, translated to MKKIRLGTSDLHTGEISLGCMRMDKLSSQDAANVIENAVEHGVDLFDHADIYGGGKSEEVFANALKETSINREDIVLQTKCGIRGGFFDFSKQHILDSVDGSLQRLNTDYIDILLLHRPDALMEPEEVKEAFVKLKESGKVRHFGVSNQNPMQIELLKKYLQDDLIINQLQLSLMFTPMIDAGLNVNMQHDPAVVRDSSILDYSRLNEMTIQAWSPFQFGMFEGVFVGNDKFPELNAKLQELAEKKGVTDSAIAIAWILRHPANIQPVVGTMNMQRLSAIAKASDIELTREEWYELYRAAGNQLP
- a CDS encoding NUDIX hydrolase, translating into MDATFHVDHAVFNYRTAAVMIKNDHVLLHKQVHEDHWALPGGRVEILEDSQTTVQREIKEELGWDIEVHNLLWVTENFFAYNERDFHEIGLYYHASPQASIKVEADTFYGEEGNRLIYQWVPLEELKNINLVPWFLKNSLLNVPAAIEHKIIKETYDNFRGNNQKKDKGGWGK
- a CDS encoding general stress protein, encoding MEEYDKLEAFPTEDPAFERIKELKAKGIPERHIWVVSQHKEDADMLKELANIQYKTVQGATSEKFTSLFSDKGVEEKVLDKFNINPEEKEQYIDRLNEGQLLLYVEDPDLEDSVSYPSAQPTLFDITQKSNRNEGSERE
- a CDS encoding VOC family protein; its protein translation is MIKGIGHLALTVEDMERSLDFYCQVLGFEHAFSIQDDNENPWIEYIKVGTGRFIELFYGGKNKTEADSNRIGFHHLCLEVTDIEKTANQLKEKGIKLDSEPKRGKDDNYQCWVSDLDGNSIEFMEISKASPHWAWYD
- a CDS encoding DedA family protein, translating into MESWLIDIVDTFGYMGIMFLIACENIFPPIPSEVILSFGGFLTTTSDLTKIGVVLSATAGSVIGAIVLYIIGLQLDVSRLEKIVNRWGHVLRLKTSDLYKADQWFDKYGPWTVFFCRFVPLVRSLISIPAGMSNMNAVVFLLLTTVGTLIWNVVLVYVGASLGASWQEIVQTMEAYARVVYLLLVVLVILLAILFFRKRKRHGK
- a CDS encoding DUF1572 family protein, encoding MNLGDEYLNIIILRFKSVKRLGEQTMKQLSEKDIHWTYNSESNNVAIIVKHLSGNMVSRWTDFLNSDGEKLDRNREDEFEDTISSKAELLEIWERGWKTLFDALNSLTESDLLKTVPIRGEGLLVIDAIERQLAHYASHIGQMVYIGKLVKDSDWENLSIPRGKSQEYLQQMLDQHKKKN
- a CDS encoding S66 family peptidase: MVKPVKLKKGDKIGIITPSSPAPVHFKQRYQRGLEQLKKLGYQVVEGKCSTQQQAYRSGTIKERAEEINAFFYDDEIKAIISTIGGTNSNSLLPYINYDLLKDNPKIVMGYSDVTALLLGIYAKTGLITFYGPAIVPSFGEYPEMLPKGLEFFQNVTALQKSSPYTLEIPDEWTDEMLDWHTQNRAKKMYKNEGWNCLREGKASGKLIGGNLNTMSGFLNTQYFPDLDDSILFIEDSFKDMAMEERLFSMLKVSGIFDKISGLIVGKHEQFNDLSAPFTLDELLLEVIGDRDIPILTNVDVGHTFPSHVFPIGIKAELDADHGEIVFLENGVIAHSES
- a CDS encoding DoxX family protein, whose product is MLELLRKNNVVAGLLAVIRIYLGYQFLHAGIEKLTGGGFDASGFLQGAIASATGEHPAVQGWWATFLEHVALPNATLFSFLVMWGEVLVGIALILGLLTNFATLMGMIMNFAFLFSGTVSTNGQMILLAIFVIVAGANAGKYGLDRWAMPYLQAHAPIKKNHKKETATV
- a CDS encoding NADH:flavin oxidoreductase/NADH oxidase — protein: MEHLFTPYKLKNLELKNRVVMPPMCQYSVTNKDGIATDWHYIHYVSRAIGGASMIIIEMTDVEPDGRITDNDLGLWSDEQIPALKRIVDACHHHGAKVGIQIAHAGRKAEDAAEPVAPSAIPFDENSKTPRELTVDEIQEMVEKFRRSVARAIKAGVDAIELHGAHGYLIHEFQSAYTNKRTDEYGQDLAKFGREVIQAAKSEIPDDMPLIFRISGKEFVDGGYGIKESIELAKEYKAAGVDMFHVSAGGEGQIAAHGRPGTHAAYQVPLAREIKHTLDVPVIAVGRLDEPVLANAVVGNEDADLVAVGRGMLRNPYWTLEAATKLKKETTFPQQYVVSFPEARKQ